One part of the Hydrogenobacter sp. T-2 genome encodes these proteins:
- the tsaE gene encoding tRNA (adenosine(37)-N6)-threonylcarbamoyltransferase complex ATPase subunit type 1 TsaE → MRIFSSSERETLKLGELIGKSLKGSEVICLIGPLGAGKTTLVRGIAEGMGLLQGYQVRSPTFTLINEYPTRKGILMHADLYRVKDLDLEEFVGKGVLVVEWGEGLSICTCTVRIDITEEGRVFEFLGCEELLKALSYDKVY, encoded by the coding sequence GTGCGTATATTTTCCAGCTCTGAAAGAGAAACTCTTAAGCTCGGAGAATTGATAGGAAAAAGCCTAAAGGGTTCGGAGGTTATCTGTCTTATTGGTCCTCTTGGTGCAGGCAAAACTACTCTGGTAAGGGGTATAGCGGAAGGTATGGGTCTACTTCAAGGCTACCAGGTGCGTAGCCCTACCTTTACTTTGATAAACGAATATCCTACAAGAAAGGGAATCCTAATGCATGCAGACCTATACAGGGTAAAAGACCTTGACCTTGAGGAGTTTGTTGGCAAAGGTGTCCTCGTGGTAGAGTGGGGAGAGGGTCTAAGTATATGCACATGCACTGTAAGAATAGATATAACAGAAGAAGGTAGGGTTTTTGAGTTTTTGGGCTGTGAAGAGCTCCTTAAAGCCCTTTCATATGACAAAGTCTATTGA
- the hslU gene encoding ATP-dependent protease ATPase subunit HslU: MTKYLSNLLEELTPKRIVEELDRYIVGQESAKKAVAIALRNRWRRQKLPEHIRDEVAPKNLLMIGPTGVGKTEIARRIAQLIKAPFVKVEATKYTEIGYVGRDVESMVRELVEVSYQMVKQEKMQEVRERAKRLAEERLLDYLVPQQLSFGIRSPQDAGKREEMREKLKKGELEDRVIEVEVQEKFVPVIGIAGPPGLEELEEQLRNMLGGLGGGRKRRKLKVKEALQVFESEEAEKLIDQEEVAREAISRAENFGIIFIDEIDKIAVKTPGAGPGVSREGVQRDLLPIVEGTVVKTKYGPVRTDHILFIAAGAFHIAKPSDLMPELQGRFPIRVELNPLTREDFVRILKEPKNALTVQYTELLKTEGVELEFTDDALEEIARIAEEANNRTENIGARRLHTVMEKLLEDISFNAPELASQRIIIDARFVRAKLEGIVKDVELSKYIL, encoded by the coding sequence ATGACGAAATACCTTTCTAACCTTCTTGAAGAGCTTACGCCTAAGAGAATAGTAGAGGAGCTTGACAGATATATAGTGGGTCAGGAAAGTGCCAAAAAGGCAGTTGCCATAGCCCTAAGAAACAGGTGGAGAAGACAGAAGTTGCCAGAGCATATAAGGGACGAGGTGGCACCCAAGAACCTCCTTATGATTGGTCCCACAGGAGTGGGAAAGACAGAAATAGCACGCAGAATAGCCCAGCTTATAAAAGCTCCCTTTGTCAAGGTGGAAGCCACAAAGTATACGGAGATAGGTTATGTGGGAAGGGACGTGGAGTCTATGGTTAGAGAGCTCGTTGAGGTTTCTTACCAGATGGTAAAGCAGGAAAAGATGCAAGAGGTGAGAGAAAGAGCAAAGAGGCTTGCGGAAGAGAGGCTTCTTGACTACCTTGTCCCTCAACAGCTGAGCTTTGGAATAAGAAGCCCTCAGGATGCAGGTAAAAGAGAGGAAATGAGAGAAAAGCTAAAGAAAGGAGAGTTGGAAGACAGAGTTATAGAGGTTGAGGTTCAAGAAAAGTTTGTGCCGGTGATAGGCATAGCTGGACCTCCGGGTCTTGAGGAGCTTGAAGAACAGCTCAGAAACATGCTCGGTGGCCTCGGCGGTGGTAGGAAGAGGAGAAAGCTCAAAGTAAAAGAAGCACTCCAGGTCTTTGAATCAGAGGAGGCGGAGAAGCTCATAGACCAAGAGGAGGTAGCAAGGGAAGCCATAAGCAGGGCGGAGAACTTTGGAATAATCTTTATAGATGAGATAGACAAAATTGCGGTAAAAACTCCAGGAGCAGGTCCCGGAGTATCACGAGAAGGAGTTCAAAGAGACCTCTTACCCATAGTGGAGGGAACGGTGGTAAAGACCAAGTATGGGCCTGTGAGAACAGACCACATACTCTTTATTGCAGCGGGTGCCTTTCATATAGCCAAGCCTTCAGACCTTATGCCAGAACTTCAGGGAAGGTTTCCCATAAGGGTTGAGCTGAACCCTCTCACAAGAGAGGACTTTGTGAGAATACTAAAAGAGCCAAAAAATGCACTTACGGTGCAGTATACAGAGCTTCTCAAAACAGAAGGAGTTGAGCTTGAGTTTACTGATGATGCCCTCGAGGAGATAGCACGCATTGCGGAGGAAGCCAACAATCGCACGGAAAACATAGGTGCAAGAAGGCTTCATACGGTAATGGAGAAGCTACTTGAGGACATATCCTTTAACGCACCGGAGCTTGCAAGTCAAAGGATAATAATAGATGCAAGGTTTGTAAGGGCAAAGCTCGAGGGTATAGTAAAGGATGTGGAGCTTTCCAAATACATACTATGA